The genomic DNA AAGACGGCGCTGCCCACGCTCTACGAAAACTATACCTGCTACGACTGCAAACATTAGTGCCAATACGAAGAGAAGTACAAACAATGAGAGTTGCCCCGCCGAGAGAAGGCGGAAGCTGTTTCCTATAGCTGTCGGGATCCGCGCGACAATACCCGCAAAAATTATAAGGGAAATCCCGTTGCCGATACCCTTTTCGGACATCTGCTCGCCAAGCCACATGATGAATGCAGTTCCGGCAGTGAGCGTGATTACAGTCATGAGACGGAATCCCCACCCCGGATTCGGAACAACCAGCTCGCCAGCAGGGCCCCGCATGCTTTCCAGGCCAATACTGATCCCAAGCGCCTGCACAACACTAAGGACCACTGTGCCATATCTGGTGTACTGAATGATCTTCTTTCTACCACTCTCACCTTCCTTTGACAGCTTCTCAATCGCAGGGACAACAACGGTAAGAAGCTGGAAGATGATAGAAGAAGAGATGTAGGGCATAATTCCAAGCGCAAAAACGGTCAGCCGTTCAAGTGCACCGCCTGAGAACATGTCGAACAAACCGAGCAGGGTGCCCTGTGCCTGTTTGAAAAAATGGGCGAGCGCCTGTCCGTCAATGCCTGGTGTAGGTATATGACATCCTATCCTATACACTGCCAGCATGCTCAGCGAAAACAGGACCCGTTTTTTCAGCTCGGGAATCTTGACGATGTTCTGGAAGGCTTCGAGCAAACTATATCTCCTCGACGGTTCCGCCTGCGGCAGCTATCTTCTCACGGGCGGTGGCGCTGAACTTGTGAGCCTTGACTGTAAGTGCCTTAGTAAGTTCCCCTTTGGCTAGCACCTTGATTCCGTCACCGATCCTCTTTATGAGGCCGGCTTCTATGAGTGCCCCGGCATCTATCTTGCTGCCGCTCTCGAAAATGTCCAGTTGCCCCAAGTTAACGAGCGAATATTCCTTGCGGGCCAGTGGATTGAAGCCCCTTTTCGGAAGACGGCGCTGCATGGGCATTTGACCACCCTCGAACCCAGGCTTGACGCTGCCGCCGCTACGGGCTTTTTGTCCCTTATGACCCTTTGTAGCAGTCTTGCCGTGACCGGAACCAGTACCCCTGCCGATGCGTTTTCTGTTTTTAGATGCTCCTGCTGCCGGTTTAATGCTGTTGAGTTCCATTTATTTGCACCTCAAGGGGATTACTCTTCGATTTTGACCAGGTGAGATACCTTCCTGATCATTCCGCGAATCTCAGGGGTATCCTGTAATACCACTATTTTATTGAGCTTGTTGAGCCCCATGCCATTGAGGACCGCCTTCTGCTTGGGCGGTTTCCCGATGTGGCTTTTGATCAGTTTTATCTTGAATTCTGCCATTACCCGTTACTCCTTCGCATGATTCTTAAATTACTCAGCCATGCCCCGACGAGCCATAATCTCTTCCGGACTCCTCAAGCTCTTCAGACCGGCGAAAGCTGCTTTAACAACGTTATGGGGATTGTTCGACCCGAGACATTTGGCCAGAATATTATTTACGCCTGCTGATTCAAATACAGCACGCGCTGCCCCGCCGGCAATGACACCTGTACCTGCAGAGGCCGGCATCATAAGAACCTTGCCTGCTCCAAAGTGCCCTTCGATCTCGTAGGGAATAGTGTGTCCTTCGACGATAGGAACCTTGATAAGATTCTTCTTCGCCTGCTCCACCCCTTTCCTGATAGCCTCAGGGACTTCGTTAGCCTTGCCTAGTCCATAACCTACATGGCCATTACCGTCACCTACCACAACAAGAGCGGAGAAGCTGAAGCGACGCCCCCCTTTAACGACCTTGGCGACACGATTTATATGGACGACGCGGTCCGTCAGATTAAGTTCGCTGGGATTGATCTTAAGCAATTATCGCCTCCTTGTATCCTAAAAGGATAACCCTTTCTCTCGTGCGGCCTCGGCCAATGCTTTAACTCTGCCGTGGTACAGGAAGCCGTTCCTGTCGAAAACCACCGACTTAATGTCCTTGCCTAGGGCGCGCTCTGCTATGACAGCACCTACCTTGCGTGCCGCCTCAATATTGCCGGTGTACTTCAGACCGGAAGTGACTTCCTCGATAAGAGTCGATGCGGCAACGAGGGTAGCACCGGTAGTGTCATCCACAAGCTGGGCATAAATATGCCGCGCACTCTTGAAGACATTGAGCCGCGGACGATCGGATGTTCCGCGGATCTTTTTCCGGACCCTGACCTGTCGCTTGATACGGGCAGATTGTTTTTTTGCGAGAGAACTCAATGTGCTTCTCCTTGCCTTACCTATTTTTTACCGGTCTTTCCGGCTTTCCTCAGGATGGTTTCAGTGGCGTACTTAATACCCTTGCCCTTGTAGGGCTCGGGACCGCGGAAGGATCTGATTTTGGCAGCGGTTTGACCAACAAGCTCCTTATCAATGCCTTTAACCAGGATCTTGGTCATCTTATCAACTTCCACGCTGATCCCTTTAGGAAGCGGGAAGTTGATCGGATGTGAATACCCGAGGCTCAGATTAAGGACATCTCCCTTGGCTTCTGCACGGTACCCGACGCCATTGATTTCAAGAGCGGTCTCGAAACCTTTGGTTACTCCGACAATCATGTTATTGATCAGCGTCCTGGTTAGGCCATGAGCAGACCGCGATTGAATGTCGTTGCTGTTTCGCGTGACCTGAACGGAGCTATCGGAAATCTCGATGGCTACACAATCCATAACCTTGCGGGAAAGACTGCCTTTAGGACCTTCGACCTTAAACACCGAATCGTTGAATGCTATTTTAACCCCCTTGGGAACTTCAATGGGGCGTTTGCCGATCCTGGACATGCTGTTGCTCCTTCTTCCTGTATGATTACCAGACGGTGCAGATGATTTCGCCACCGACGCCGGCTTCCCGTGCTGCCTTGTCGGTAATGATCCCCTTAGAGGTCGAAAGAATCGCGACTCCCATACCGTTTTTAACACTGGGGATGGCATCGCTCTTTACATAGCGCCGCCCACCGGGCTTGCTGATCCGCTTGATCTCGGTGATGATGGAATCCTTCTCGTCGATGTACTTTAGGTAAACCCGGAGAATTCCCTGTTTCTGGTCAGCGATCACCTTATAATTCTTGATGAAACCTTCTGCTTTGAGAACTCCGGCAAGGCTTACCTTCATGTTGGACGATGGAATATCCACCTTCTGCAATTTTGCCATAACGCCGTTTCTTATGCGGGTCAGCATATCGGCAATGGGATCAGTCATCGACATCGATTAACTCCTCTTACGTGTACGTTTAATTACCAGCTTGATTTGATAACGCCGGGAATCTGCCCGTTGGATGCGAGCTTCCTCAGACAGATCCTGCACATATCAAACTTGCGGTAATATGCCCGAGGCCTGCCGCACAAGGGGCAACGGTTATATTCACGAACCTTGAACTTACTGCCTCGCTGCGCCTTGATTATCATTGATTTCTTAGCCACTGATTTCCTCCAGCCGTTTAATTCCTGAAAGGCATTCCAAGAAGTTTAAGCAAAGCCTTACCTTCTTCATCGTTTTTGGCATTGGTAACGATGGTGATGTTCATGCCCTTGATTTTATCGATTTTGTCATAGTTGATTTCCGGAAAGATCAACTGCTCCTTGATACCGAGCGAGTAGTTACCGGCACCATCGAACGCTTTGCCGGAAACCCCTTTAAAATCCCTGATGCGTGGAATTGCAACGTTGATCAGACGATCGAGGAACTCATACATCCGCTCCTTACGAAGGGTTACCATGCACCCGATGGGCATACCCTGACGCAGCTTGAAACTCGCTATGGACTTTTTTGCCTTGGTAATCACGGCTTTCTGTCCGGAAATGGCAGCCAGCTCTTCAACGGCAGAGTCTAGAATCTTGACATTCTGTATAGCTTCGCCGAGCCCCATGTTTATAACAACTTTCTCCAGTCTCGGAACCTGCATTACACTCTTGTAATTGAATTCCTTCATCAACCGGGGAACCAGTTCTGTATGATAAAGCTCCTTAAGCCTAGCCATTTACCCCTCCATCCTATTTATCGAAAGCTTCGCCGCACTTGGTGCAGACACGAGCCTTTTTACCATCCTCAAGAACGTTGATCTTTGTACGAACTGGCTTGCGGCATTTGCCGCAGTACAGCATGACGTTCGATATATGAATCGGAGCTTCCTTTTCCAGGATCCCGCCCGGCTCGTTACCACGGGCGCGGGTGTGCCGCTTGACGACATTGAGACCCTCGACGAGGACGCCGTCCTTTTTCGGGAGAATCTGTATGATTTTCCCGGATTTGTTTTTATCTTTGCCGGCTACCACCATGACGGTGTCGCCTTTTTTCACGTGCAGATTCTTGCCGAGCATCGTTGTCTCCCCGTCTATGATTAAAGTACCTCAGGGGCAAGGGAAATGATTTTCATGAATTTCTTTGCCCTGAGTTCCCTGGCTACCGGCCCGAAAATACGGGTTCCGACAGGTTCCTTCTGGTTATTGATGACGACGCCCGAGTTGTCGTCGAAACGGATATAGGAGCCATCTGGCCGGCCGATTTCCTTGGCGGTCCTGACGACGACAGCCTTTACCACATCCCCCTTCTTAACCTTAGAATTGGGGATAGCTTCCTTAACCGACGCTACAATTATGTCGCCGATGCTGGCATATTTTCTTTTTGAACCACCAAGCACCTTAATGCAAAAGAGCTTTTTGGCCCCAGAATTGTCAGCTACATCAAGTATGGTTTGCATCTGTATCATGAATAACTCCTAGCCTCTGCGGTCTTCTATATGATCTGTCTGACCTTCCAGCATTTGTCCTTGCTCAGGGGCCGTGACTCGACGATAACCACC from Geobacter sp. DSM 9736 includes the following:
- the rplX gene encoding 50S ribosomal protein L24 — protein: MLGKNLHVKKGDTVMVVAGKDKNKSGKIIQILPKKDGVLVEGLNVVKRHTRARGNEPGGILEKEAPIHISNVMLYCGKCRKPVRTKINVLEDGKKARVCTKCGEAFDK
- the rplE gene encoding 50S ribosomal protein L5, which encodes MARLKELYHTELVPRLMKEFNYKSVMQVPRLEKVVINMGLGEAIQNVKILDSAVEELAAISGQKAVITKAKKSIASFKLRQGMPIGCMVTLRKERMYEFLDRLINVAIPRIRDFKGVSGKAFDGAGNYSLGIKEQLIFPEINYDKIDKIKGMNITIVTNAKNDEEGKALLKLLGMPFRN
- a CDS encoding type Z 30S ribosomal protein S14, yielding MAKKSMIIKAQRGSKFKVREYNRCPLCGRPRAYYRKFDMCRICLRKLASNGQIPGVIKSSW
- the rpsE gene encoding 30S ribosomal protein S5 translates to MLKINPSELNLTDRVVHINRVAKVVKGGRRFSFSALVVVGDGNGHVGYGLGKANEVPEAIRKGVEQAKKNLIKVPIVEGHTIPYEIEGHFGAGKVLMMPASAGTGVIAGGAARAVFESAGVNNILAKCLGSNNPHNVVKAAFAGLKSLRSPEEIMARRGMAE
- the rplN gene encoding 50S ribosomal protein L14 is translated as MIQMQTILDVADNSGAKKLFCIKVLGGSKRKYASIGDIIVASVKEAIPNSKVKKGDVVKAVVVRTAKEIGRPDGSYIRFDDNSGVVINNQKEPVGTRIFGPVARELRAKKFMKIISLAPEVL
- the rpsH gene encoding 30S ribosomal protein S8 — encoded protein: MSMTDPIADMLTRIRNGVMAKLQKVDIPSSNMKVSLAGVLKAEGFIKNYKVIADQKQGILRVYLKYIDEKDSIITEIKRISKPGGRRYVKSDAIPSVKNGMGVAILSTSKGIITDKAAREAGVGGEIICTVW
- the rplO gene encoding 50S ribosomal protein L15 produces the protein MELNSIKPAAGASKNRKRIGRGTGSGHGKTATKGHKGQKARSGGSVKPGFEGGQMPMQRRLPKRGFNPLARKEYSLVNLGQLDIFESGSKIDAGALIEAGLIKRIGDGIKVLAKGELTKALTVKAHKFSATAREKIAAAGGTVEEI
- the rplF gene encoding 50S ribosomal protein L6, which encodes MSRIGKRPIEVPKGVKIAFNDSVFKVEGPKGSLSRKVMDCVAIEISDSSVQVTRNSNDIQSRSAHGLTRTLINNMIVGVTKGFETALEINGVGYRAEAKGDVLNLSLGYSHPINFPLPKGISVEVDKMTKILVKGIDKELVGQTAAKIRSFRGPEPYKGKGIKYATETILRKAGKTGKK
- the rplR gene encoding 50S ribosomal protein L18, with translation MSSLAKKQSARIKRQVRVRKKIRGTSDRPRLNVFKSARHIYAQLVDDTTGATLVAASTLIEEVTSGLKYTGNIEAARKVGAVIAERALGKDIKSVVFDRNGFLYHGRVKALAEAAREKGLSF
- the secY gene encoding preprotein translocase subunit SecY, which codes for MLEAFQNIVKIPELKKRVLFSLSMLAVYRIGCHIPTPGIDGQALAHFFKQAQGTLLGLFDMFSGGALERLTVFALGIMPYISSSIIFQLLTVVVPAIEKLSKEGESGRKKIIQYTRYGTVVLSVVQALGISIGLESMRGPAGELVVPNPGWGFRLMTVITLTAGTAFIMWLGEQMSEKGIGNGISLIIFAGIVARIPTAIGNSFRLLSAGQLSLFVLLFVLALMFAVVAGIVFVERGQRRLPIHYAKRVVGLKTYGAQTSHLPLKVNMAGVIPPIFASSIIAFPATIGNFINIPWVQTAAKSLTPGAWLYNVFYVAFIVFFCYFYTAVTFNPVDVAENVKKHGGYIPGIRPGKETSDFLDRVLTKLTFAGAIYISVVCVLPSILIGKFNLPFYFGGTALLIAVGVGMDTVAQIESHLITRSYEGFMKGVKIKGRR
- the rpmD gene encoding 50S ribosomal protein L30, with the translated sequence MAEFKIKLIKSHIGKPPKQKAVLNGMGLNKLNKIVVLQDTPEIRGMIRKVSHLVKIEE